One region of Anaeromyxobacter paludicola genomic DNA includes:
- a CDS encoding roadblock/LC7 domain-containing protein — MNSGLVMYDEEFRAITAVCEHLCRDANANVVFLVDKNGQLITSSGHAKGELDTTSLASLTAGNVAAMGGLAKLIGEREFPTQFHEGERESLHMSIVAGRVVLVVVFDARSSLGLVRLRVKKASEEIGRVLEKVAKRQASTAAQSPFAEITDEDIDNLFSDRS, encoded by the coding sequence ATGAATTCCGGCTTGGTCATGTACGACGAGGAGTTTCGGGCGATCACCGCCGTCTGCGAGCACCTGTGCCGCGACGCGAACGCCAACGTCGTCTTCCTCGTGGACAAGAACGGCCAGCTCATCACCTCGAGCGGGCACGCCAAGGGCGAGCTCGACACCACCTCCCTCGCCTCGCTCACCGCCGGCAACGTCGCCGCCATGGGCGGGCTCGCCAAGCTCATCGGCGAGCGCGAGTTCCCGACCCAGTTCCACGAGGGCGAGCGCGAGTCGCTCCACATGAGCATCGTCGCTGGCCGGGTGGTGCTGGTGGTGGTCTTCGACGCCCGCAGCTCCCTCGGCCTCGTGCGCCTCCGCGTCAAGAAGGCGAGCGAGGAGATCGGCCGGGTCCTGGAGAAGGTGGCGAAGCGGCAGGCCTCCACGGCCGCCCAGAGCCCCTTCGCCGAGATCACCGACGAGGACATCGACAACCTCTTCAGCGACCGGTCATGA
- a CDS encoding tetratricopeptide repeat protein produces the protein MSPRRAPARLAAALALALVAAAPAAARAGAVEEVEARLRALQDDAARLESGAAPAEAGPAERARRALAAGRARLAVSDHARAAALLAEAAEAPALEGTADGAEALWLLAQALDGQGSTAAAARAFERVAALRGPREREALPRAVDAAFRAGRYDRAAALADRARALLGKLPPDLAYTAAKAAFRRRDLPDAERRRRALAALEAVPAPHHLAAAYLQGVLQLEAGARDAAVARFEGCTRLDGKEPRQRELRELCHLALARLYGDAGRTAEAISQYQRVSRDSPRFDEALYELAWTWVRAKKHALALRTAALLADLAPESPLAPEALLLQGRLELELGHWRPAVESYERVVSRWGPVRDELEAILAAGEDPLRSFNEIVGRPDAGLEAAAVLPPLARRWAAEDGGLERALGVVGALEEGRRDLGEATELSARLGAALSAEGEGTPRAREALARADAVANGLLLARAALARAEEAELGLEAGDRAELASLRAARQPLEGRLAALPASAAAADERVRRARAGIDALDAEAFRLGFEARAESAAIAGTRGWLERRAPAARDPSDRAAVAEELRRQREIVSGYAEEARQLRLDLALAEDAARAQAASAGDEKLRSAFAARLAEEEALLARARQGRPAAGRLEAVDAARGRAAALEAATAAARSRLAAQAAAGREALRAQAQAQADELGREQAELERLQEEVRRAVGRVTTRSLERVRGQFQQLVLEADVGLVDVAWARKRDRAERIQQLSAQKQAELDRLDAEARGAPGKVER, from the coding sequence GTGAGCCCGCGCCGGGCCCCCGCCCGCCTCGCGGCGGCGCTCGCCCTCGCCCTCGTCGCCGCCGCCCCCGCGGCGGCCCGCGCCGGGGCCGTGGAGGAGGTCGAGGCGCGGCTTCGCGCCCTCCAGGACGACGCCGCGAGGCTCGAGTCCGGCGCGGCGCCGGCGGAGGCCGGCCCGGCCGAGCGCGCCCGCCGCGCCCTCGCCGCCGGCCGGGCGCGGCTGGCCGTGAGCGACCACGCTCGCGCCGCGGCCCTGCTGGCCGAGGCGGCCGAGGCGCCCGCGCTCGAGGGGACCGCCGACGGCGCCGAGGCGCTCTGGCTGCTGGCGCAGGCCCTCGACGGCCAGGGCAGCACCGCCGCGGCCGCCCGGGCCTTCGAGCGCGTGGCTGCGCTCCGCGGCCCGCGCGAGCGGGAGGCGCTCCCCCGCGCCGTGGACGCGGCCTTCCGGGCGGGGCGCTACGACCGGGCGGCGGCGCTCGCCGATCGCGCCCGGGCGCTCCTCGGGAAGCTCCCCCCGGACCTCGCCTACACCGCCGCCAAGGCGGCGTTCCGGCGGCGGGACCTCCCGGACGCGGAGCGGCGCCGCCGCGCGCTCGCGGCCCTCGAGGCGGTGCCGGCCCCGCATCACCTCGCCGCCGCGTACCTGCAGGGCGTGCTGCAGCTCGAGGCCGGCGCCCGCGACGCGGCGGTCGCCCGCTTCGAGGGCTGCACCCGGCTCGACGGCAAGGAGCCGCGGCAGCGCGAGCTCCGCGAGCTCTGCCACCTCGCCCTGGCGCGGCTGTACGGCGACGCCGGGCGGACCGCCGAGGCGATCTCGCAGTACCAGCGCGTCTCGCGCGACTCGCCGCGCTTCGACGAGGCGCTCTACGAGCTCGCCTGGACCTGGGTCCGCGCGAAGAAGCACGCGCTCGCGCTCCGGACGGCCGCCCTGCTCGCCGACCTCGCCCCGGAGTCGCCGCTCGCGCCCGAGGCGCTGCTGCTGCAGGGCCGGCTCGAGCTCGAGCTCGGCCACTGGCGCCCGGCGGTGGAGAGCTACGAGCGCGTGGTGAGCCGCTGGGGCCCGGTGCGCGACGAGCTCGAGGCGATCCTGGCCGCCGGCGAGGATCCGCTCCGCTCCTTCAACGAGATCGTGGGCCGGCCGGACGCCGGGCTCGAGGCCGCGGCGGTGCTGCCGCCGCTCGCCCGGCGCTGGGCCGCGGAGGACGGCGGCCTGGAGCGGGCCCTCGGCGTGGTGGGCGCGCTGGAGGAGGGGCGGCGCGACCTCGGCGAGGCGACCGAGCTCTCCGCGCGGCTCGGCGCCGCGCTCTCGGCGGAGGGCGAGGGGACGCCCCGCGCCCGCGAGGCGCTGGCCCGCGCCGACGCGGTGGCGAACGGGCTCCTGCTCGCGCGGGCCGCCCTGGCCCGGGCCGAGGAGGCCGAGCTCGGGCTCGAGGCGGGCGACCGCGCCGAGCTCGCGAGCCTGCGCGCCGCCCGCCAGCCGCTCGAGGGCCGCCTGGCGGCGCTCCCCGCGAGCGCGGCGGCGGCCGACGAGCGGGTCCGGCGGGCCCGCGCCGGGATCGACGCCCTCGACGCCGAGGCGTTCCGGCTCGGGTTCGAGGCGCGCGCCGAGTCGGCCGCCATCGCCGGCACCCGCGGCTGGCTGGAGCGGAGGGCGCCGGCCGCGCGCGACCCCTCCGACCGCGCCGCGGTGGCGGAGGAGCTGCGCCGCCAGCGGGAGATCGTGAGCGGGTACGCCGAGGAGGCCCGGCAGCTGCGGCTCGACCTCGCCCTCGCCGAGGACGCCGCGCGCGCCCAGGCGGCGTCGGCCGGCGACGAGAAGCTCCGGAGCGCCTTCGCCGCGCGGCTCGCGGAGGAGGAGGCCCTCCTCGCCCGCGCCCGCCAGGGCCGCCCGGCCGCGGGCCGGCTCGAGGCCGTGGACGCCGCCCGCGGGCGCGCCGCCGCGCTCGAGGCGGCCACGGCCGCGGCGCGGTCCCGCCTCGCGGCGCAGGCCGCCGCCGGACGGGAGGCGCTGCGGGCCCAGGCCCAGGCGCAGGCGGACGAGCTCGGCCGCGAGCAGGCCGAGCTGGAGCGGCTGCAGGAGGAGGTGCGCCGCGCCGTGGGGCGCGTGACGACGCGCTCCCTGGAGCGGGTCCGCGGACAGTTCCAGCAGCTCGTGCTCGAGGCCGACGTGGGGCTCGTGGACGTCGCCTGGGCGCGCAAGCGCGACCGGGCGGAGAGGATCCAGCAGCTCTCGGCGCAGAAGCAGGCCGAGCTCGACCGCCTCGACGCCGAGGCCCGCGGCGCGCCCGGGAAGGTGGAGCGGTGA
- a CDS encoding tetratricopeptide repeat protein, producing the protein MIPAALALAALLAAAPAAGAAQPPAPATPATGAAASPRPGAGPVTQAELDAAVAAVRRAEAEPGPSPAEPQDPAAKARAERRRAVAEGYERTLRELELQERKERQEAIAEFEEFLARHPSDPAFTPDAMFRLAELYYEASNDAYAQAVEQWREESRRPGAEGRELPEPQKDFARSIGLYQRLITGFPSYRFNHGIHYLLGYCLGEMGQGEEAQRVYAELVVRFPKSPFVPEAWVRMGDWHFDGTRRDSLARAAAAFGHLYEFPTHPLYARAVYKLGWTFYRLDDYPRAVEAFSRLLDFYAAEGRKAGKPAGGDLWPEAVQYVALCFSDERWGGVERARAFFEKLGGRPYEAEVYARLGEFYFEETRYPAAAAAWRASIDEDPLAAGAPGVHTRIVQAWVRARDPDKEVAEREAWLAAWDEPGAWWKRHGKDPALSKEVRDQVQKSLARVGAFHHGRAQALKAAGRGADAVGEYQRAARAYGDFVRRFPQDPSAYELAYALADCLFEAGEPARAAKVYAQVRDDPSDARFRADAALGAVVAWEAEARRLEKAGQLAPVRVLLSKDRKAGEAPRAAPLAPARAALVRESDALLAKVPEHPKAPAIAYRAGELAYAHDDFPEARRRLEAVVARWPRAEVAGYAANLLVELELAGGDWAAVEATAARLQQTETARAAPALERSLQKFKLGGRFNRAMQLMEQKRPDEAAQLFLALVAEDPKHEHADKALWNAAACFEQARRFESALRLHERIPVEYPGSFYADESLFRVAWTAENAYDFDKAVANYLRLVDEYPRSRQRKDALYNAARSLENLQRYDEAARAFARYAALYPDAEDAARTQFHAALVYEKTREWRREVEALQAFQRRFAGGREHELIVQSHLKVALAWRALGEEAKARETYGAAVAEFARRKLDPATHLLGAAAAAEARFRLAEHEFERWDRIALPATANPKKLQKSLEAKLSEMKRLAPLYNEVKKYRRPDWTLAAFYRQAFLLERLAQTLYEAPVPPELKEPGQEEYLAAYQDQLAQFAQPYEDQAVAVYVQAIQAARELHVKNEWTRRISESLARYRPKEYPILKDAKGRMVPQDLSPLALAGAAAGRESPGAGARTNEER; encoded by the coding sequence GTGATCCCGGCCGCGCTCGCCCTCGCCGCCCTCCTCGCCGCCGCGCCGGCGGCCGGCGCCGCGCAGCCGCCGGCGCCCGCGACGCCGGCGACCGGCGCGGCCGCCTCGCCGCGGCCCGGCGCCGGCCCGGTGACCCAGGCCGAGCTCGACGCCGCCGTCGCGGCCGTGAGGCGCGCCGAGGCGGAGCCCGGGCCGTCCCCGGCCGAGCCGCAGGACCCGGCCGCGAAGGCGCGGGCCGAGCGCCGCCGCGCCGTCGCCGAGGGCTACGAGCGGACCCTGCGCGAGCTCGAGCTGCAGGAGCGGAAGGAGCGGCAGGAGGCGATCGCGGAGTTCGAGGAGTTCCTCGCCCGCCACCCCTCCGACCCGGCCTTCACGCCGGACGCCATGTTCCGGCTGGCCGAGCTCTACTACGAGGCCTCCAACGACGCCTACGCCCAGGCCGTCGAGCAGTGGCGCGAGGAGAGCCGCCGGCCGGGCGCCGAGGGGCGCGAGCTCCCCGAGCCGCAGAAGGACTTCGCCCGCTCCATCGGGCTCTACCAGCGGCTCATCACCGGCTTCCCCTCCTACCGCTTCAACCACGGCATCCACTACCTGCTCGGCTACTGCCTCGGCGAGATGGGGCAGGGCGAGGAGGCCCAGCGCGTCTACGCCGAGCTCGTGGTCCGCTTCCCGAAGAGCCCCTTCGTCCCCGAGGCCTGGGTCCGGATGGGCGACTGGCACTTCGACGGGACGCGGCGCGACTCGCTCGCCCGCGCCGCCGCCGCCTTCGGACACCTCTACGAGTTCCCGACGCACCCGCTCTACGCCCGGGCGGTCTACAAGCTCGGCTGGACCTTCTACCGGCTCGACGACTACCCGCGCGCGGTGGAGGCCTTCTCGAGGCTGCTCGACTTCTACGCCGCCGAGGGGCGTAAGGCTGGCAAGCCGGCGGGCGGCGACCTGTGGCCGGAGGCGGTGCAGTACGTCGCCCTCTGCTTCTCCGACGAGAGGTGGGGCGGGGTGGAGCGCGCGCGGGCCTTCTTCGAGAAGCTCGGGGGCCGCCCCTACGAGGCCGAGGTCTACGCCCGGCTGGGCGAGTTCTACTTCGAGGAGACCCGCTACCCGGCTGCCGCCGCGGCCTGGCGCGCCTCCATCGACGAGGACCCGCTCGCGGCCGGCGCCCCCGGCGTCCACACCCGGATCGTGCAGGCCTGGGTGCGCGCCCGCGACCCCGACAAGGAGGTCGCGGAGCGCGAGGCCTGGCTCGCCGCCTGGGACGAGCCGGGCGCGTGGTGGAAGCGCCACGGCAAGGACCCGGCGCTCTCGAAGGAGGTCCGCGACCAGGTCCAGAAGAGCCTGGCGCGGGTCGGCGCCTTCCACCACGGCCGGGCCCAGGCGCTCAAGGCGGCCGGCCGCGGGGCCGACGCGGTGGGCGAGTACCAGCGCGCGGCGCGGGCCTACGGCGACTTCGTGCGCCGGTTCCCGCAGGACCCGAGCGCCTACGAGCTCGCCTACGCCCTCGCCGACTGCCTCTTCGAGGCGGGCGAGCCGGCGCGCGCCGCGAAGGTGTACGCGCAGGTCCGCGACGACCCGTCCGACGCCCGCTTCCGCGCCGACGCCGCCCTCGGCGCGGTCGTCGCCTGGGAGGCGGAGGCGCGGCGGCTCGAGAAGGCCGGGCAGCTCGCGCCGGTGCGCGTGCTCCTCTCCAAGGACCGCAAGGCCGGCGAGGCACCGCGCGCGGCGCCGCTCGCGCCGGCCCGGGCCGCGCTGGTGCGCGAGTCGGACGCGCTGCTCGCGAAGGTGCCCGAGCACCCGAAGGCGCCCGCCATCGCCTACCGCGCCGGCGAGCTCGCCTACGCGCACGACGACTTCCCCGAGGCGCGCCGCCGGCTCGAGGCGGTGGTGGCGCGCTGGCCGCGCGCCGAGGTGGCCGGGTACGCCGCCAACCTCCTCGTCGAGCTCGAGCTCGCCGGCGGCGACTGGGCGGCGGTGGAGGCCACCGCGGCGCGGCTGCAGCAGACCGAGACCGCGCGCGCCGCCCCGGCGCTCGAGCGCAGCCTGCAGAAGTTCAAGCTGGGCGGCCGCTTCAACCGGGCCATGCAGCTCATGGAGCAGAAGCGGCCCGACGAGGCGGCCCAGCTCTTCCTCGCGCTGGTGGCCGAGGACCCGAAGCACGAGCACGCCGACAAGGCGCTCTGGAACGCCGCCGCCTGCTTCGAGCAGGCGCGCCGGTTCGAGTCGGCGCTCCGGCTGCACGAGCGGATCCCGGTGGAGTACCCGGGCTCGTTCTACGCCGACGAGTCGCTCTTCCGCGTCGCCTGGACCGCCGAGAACGCCTACGACTTCGACAAGGCGGTCGCGAACTACCTGCGGCTCGTGGACGAGTACCCGCGCTCGCGGCAGCGCAAGGACGCGCTCTACAACGCGGCCCGCTCGCTCGAGAACCTGCAGCGCTACGACGAGGCGGCGCGCGCCTTCGCGCGCTACGCGGCGCTCTACCCCGACGCCGAGGACGCCGCCCGCACCCAGTTCCACGCCGCCCTCGTCTACGAGAAGACGCGCGAGTGGCGCCGCGAGGTGGAGGCGCTGCAGGCGTTCCAGCGCCGCTTCGCCGGGGGGCGGGAGCACGAGCTCATCGTGCAGTCGCACCTCAAGGTGGCCCTCGCCTGGCGCGCGCTCGGCGAGGAGGCGAAGGCCCGGGAGACGTACGGCGCGGCCGTCGCCGAGTTCGCGCGCCGCAAGCTCGACCCGGCCACCCACCTGCTGGGCGCCGCCGCCGCCGCCGAGGCCCGCTTCCGCCTGGCCGAGCACGAGTTCGAGCGCTGGGACCGGATCGCGCTGCCGGCCACCGCCAACCCGAAGAAGCTGCAGAAGTCGCTCGAGGCCAAGCTCTCGGAGATGAAGCGGCTGGCGCCGCTCTACAACGAGGTGAAGAAGTACCGCCGCCCCGACTGGACCCTGGCCGCCTTCTACCGCCAGGCGTTCCTGCTGGAGCGGCTGGCGCAGACGCTGTACGAGGCCCCGGTCCCGCCGGAGCTGAAGGAGCCGGGCCAGGAGGAGTACCTCGCCGCCTACCAGGATCAGCTGGCGCAGTTCGCCCAGCCGTACGAGGACCAGGCGGTCGCGGTGTACGTGCAGGCCATCCAGGCCGCGCGCGAGCTTCACGTGAAGAACGAGTGGACCCGGCGCATCAGCGAATCGCTGGCCCGCTACCGGCCGAAGGAGTATCCCATCTTGAAGGACGCCAAGGGTCGGATGGTCCCCCAGGACCTCTCGCCGCTGGCGCTGGCCGGAGCCGCTGCGGGGCGCGAGTCGCCTGGCGCGGGTGCCCGAACGAACGAGGAAAGGTGA
- a CDS encoding YbaB/EbfC family nucleoid-associated protein, with protein MDIQYLMRQAKKMEQAMEQAREKLGELSVDAESGGGLVKVKMDGRHMVQRIELDPKAIDPNDKGLLEDLIAAAINAASEKASAAANESMNKATGGLKMPLQF; from the coding sequence ATCGACATCCAGTACCTCATGCGGCAGGCCAAGAAGATGGAGCAGGCCATGGAGCAGGCCCGCGAGAAGCTCGGCGAGCTCTCGGTGGACGCCGAGAGCGGCGGCGGGCTCGTGAAGGTGAAGATGGACGGCCGCCACATGGTCCAGCGGATCGAGCTGGACCCCAAGGCGATCGACCCGAACGACAAGGGGCTGCTCGAGGACCTCATCGCCGCCGCGATCAACGCCGCGTCCGAGAAGGCCAGCGCCGCCGCCAACGAGTCGATGAACAAGGCCACCGGCGGGCTCAAGATGCCGCTGCAGTTCTAG
- the recR gene encoding recombination mediator RecR yields MAVADPIARLVKELARLPGIGEKTAQRLAFHILEQGAERAGALAEAITGVVRDVRCCSVCQTLTDRDPCAICADPKRDPRLVCVVESVPDLVAVERTHEFRGRYHVLHGALSPLDGVGPSDLKIRELLLRLEREPADEVVVATNPDVEGEATALYLKKLLSPSGVRVTRIAQGLPMGGDLEYADQVTLARALSGRREL; encoded by the coding sequence ATGGCGGTCGCGGATCCCATCGCCCGGCTGGTGAAGGAGCTGGCGCGCCTGCCCGGCATCGGGGAGAAGACCGCCCAGCGGCTGGCCTTCCACATCCTCGAGCAGGGGGCGGAGCGGGCCGGGGCGCTCGCCGAGGCGATCACCGGCGTGGTGCGCGACGTGCGCTGCTGCTCGGTCTGCCAGACGCTCACCGACCGCGACCCCTGCGCCATCTGCGCCGACCCGAAGCGCGACCCGCGCCTCGTCTGCGTGGTGGAGAGCGTGCCGGACCTCGTCGCGGTGGAGCGCACCCACGAGTTCCGGGGGCGCTACCACGTGCTCCACGGGGCGCTCTCGCCGCTCGACGGCGTCGGCCCCTCCGACCTCAAGATCCGCGAGCTCCTCCTGCGGCTCGAGCGGGAGCCGGCCGACGAGGTGGTGGTGGCCACCAACCCCGACGTCGAGGGGGAGGCGACCGCCCTGTACCTGAAGAAGCTGCTCTCGCCGTCGGGCGTGCGGGTGACGCGCATCGCGCAGGGGCTCCCGATGGGCGGCGATCTCGAGTACGCCGACCAGGTGACCCTGGCGCGCGCGCTGAGCGGCCGGCGCGAGCTGTAG
- a CDS encoding GTP-binding protein — MSFINYSSREINCKIVYYGPGLCGKTTNLQYVYAKTNPESKGKMISLATETERTLFFDFLPLALGEIRGFKTRFHLYTVPGQVFYDASRKLILKGVDGVVFVADSQEERIDANLESVENLRANLGEQGYDLDKLPYVVQYNKRDLPSALPLEELRRELNPRGVPEFEAVAPVGKGVFDTLKAVAKLVLTELKKGG, encoded by the coding sequence ATGAGCTTCATCAACTACAGCTCCCGCGAGATCAACTGCAAGATCGTCTATTACGGCCCGGGCCTCTGCGGGAAGACGACGAACCTCCAGTACGTCTACGCGAAGACCAACCCCGAGTCGAAGGGCAAGATGATCAGTCTCGCCACCGAGACCGAGCGGACCCTGTTCTTCGACTTCCTCCCGCTGGCGCTGGGCGAGATCCGGGGCTTCAAGACCCGGTTCCACCTCTACACGGTGCCGGGCCAGGTCTTCTACGACGCGTCCCGCAAGCTCATCCTCAAGGGCGTGGACGGCGTGGTCTTCGTGGCCGACTCGCAGGAGGAGCGCATCGACGCGAACCTCGAGTCGGTCGAGAACCTGCGCGCCAACCTGGGCGAGCAGGGCTACGACCTCGACAAGCTCCCCTACGTCGTGCAGTACAACAAGCGCGACCTCCCCTCGGCCCTGCCGCTCGAGGAGCTGCGGCGCGAGCTCAACCCGCGCGGCGTGCCGGAGTTCGAGGCGGTCGCGCCGGTCGGGAAGGGCGTCTTCGACACCTTGAAGGCGGTCGCGAAGCTGGTGCTCACCGAGCTGAAGAAGGGCGGCTGA
- the dnaX gene encoding DNA polymerase III subunit gamma/tau — translation MGYLVLARKYRPQSFGEMAGQEHVVRTLANALKSGQLAHAFLFTGPRGVGKTTSARLVAKALNCQKGPTATPCGECPPCVEIAEGRCVDVVEIDAASNNGVDNVRDIIEAVKYRPARDRYKVFVVDEVHMLSTGAFNALLKTLEEPPEHVKFVLATTDVHKVPETIVSRCQRFDFRRLTQQQIVDQLRKVAEAEGMRVSDAALALVARAAEGGMRDALSSLDRVRAACGDDTSDAAVAEAVGAVDAAAVARLGRALVTRDGAALLAEIEALHGRGQEMRRVAEELARHLRDVVVARLVPQAPLDLTDHERAEVVAQGQAAEPAQLTRLFDIAQRAISEVKLSDQPRHALEVALLKAAYLAPGQEVGELVARLESLAAGAPLPPRPPGAGGPGSGGPGAPRSAAPAQAAPAPSFHSQRAEAPAPAAPARAGDAAAPAGFSPIASFGTPGCAGGAAPAVVAPAAPAAPGPCDDPSAPPAERWRAAVESMERQSPFVAQALKHAALLGIEADAISLSLPRGSTMAAAAERKRPEAEASLSRFFGRAMKLVLSLGDAPPPAAAAAGPAPGAPTSIFAAEKAERAALHAKREAEARGHPNIQDAVRILDGEIHRVDDL, via the coding sequence ATGGGTTACCTCGTCCTCGCCCGCAAGTACCGCCCCCAGAGCTTCGGAGAGATGGCCGGCCAGGAGCACGTGGTCCGGACGCTCGCGAACGCGCTCAAGAGCGGTCAGCTCGCCCACGCCTTCCTCTTCACCGGCCCGCGCGGGGTGGGCAAGACCACCAGCGCCCGCCTGGTCGCGAAGGCGCTCAACTGCCAGAAGGGGCCCACGGCCACGCCGTGCGGCGAGTGCCCGCCCTGCGTCGAGATCGCCGAGGGGCGCTGCGTGGACGTGGTGGAGATCGACGCCGCCTCCAACAACGGCGTGGACAACGTCCGCGACATCATCGAGGCGGTGAAGTACCGGCCGGCCCGCGACCGCTACAAGGTCTTCGTGGTCGACGAGGTCCACATGCTCTCGACGGGCGCGTTCAACGCGCTCCTCAAGACGCTGGAGGAGCCGCCCGAGCACGTGAAGTTCGTGCTCGCCACCACCGACGTCCACAAGGTCCCCGAGACCATCGTCTCGCGCTGCCAGCGCTTCGACTTCCGCCGGCTCACCCAGCAGCAGATCGTCGATCAGCTGCGCAAGGTGGCCGAGGCGGAGGGGATGCGCGTCTCCGACGCCGCGCTCGCGCTCGTGGCCCGCGCCGCCGAGGGCGGCATGCGCGACGCGCTCTCCTCGCTCGACCGGGTCCGCGCCGCCTGCGGCGACGACACCTCCGACGCCGCCGTGGCCGAGGCGGTCGGGGCGGTGGACGCGGCGGCGGTGGCCCGGCTCGGCCGCGCCCTCGTCACCCGTGACGGCGCCGCGCTCCTCGCCGAGATTGAGGCCCTCCACGGCCGCGGCCAGGAGATGCGCCGGGTGGCCGAGGAGCTCGCCCGCCACCTGCGCGACGTGGTGGTGGCCCGGCTCGTGCCGCAGGCGCCGCTCGACCTCACCGACCACGAGCGGGCCGAGGTGGTGGCGCAGGGGCAGGCCGCCGAGCCGGCGCAGCTCACCCGCCTCTTCGACATCGCCCAGCGCGCCATCTCCGAGGTGAAGCTCTCCGACCAGCCGCGCCACGCGCTCGAGGTGGCGCTGCTCAAGGCGGCCTACCTCGCCCCCGGGCAGGAGGTGGGCGAGCTCGTCGCCCGGCTCGAGTCGCTCGCCGCGGGCGCGCCCCTCCCGCCGCGCCCGCCCGGCGCCGGTGGCCCCGGCTCCGGCGGGCCGGGGGCGCCGCGCTCCGCCGCGCCGGCGCAGGCCGCCCCGGCGCCCTCGTTCCACTCCCAGCGCGCCGAGGCGCCGGCCCCCGCCGCCCCGGCCCGGGCCGGGGACGCCGCCGCCCCCGCGGGCTTCTCGCCCATCGCGTCCTTCGGGACGCCCGGCTGCGCCGGCGGGGCCGCGCCGGCGGTGGTCGCGCCCGCGGCGCCCGCCGCCCCCGGCCCGTGCGACGACCCCTCCGCCCCGCCGGCCGAGCGCTGGCGCGCCGCGGTCGAGTCGATGGAGCGCCAGAGCCCCTTCGTCGCCCAGGCGCTCAAGCACGCCGCCCTGCTCGGCATCGAGGCCGACGCGATCTCCCTCTCCCTGCCGCGGGGCTCCACCATGGCCGCCGCCGCCGAGCGGAAGCGGCCGGAGGCGGAGGCGTCGCTGTCGCGCTTCTTCGGGCGCGCCATGAAGCTCGTCCTCTCCCTCGGCGACGCGCCGCCGCCCGCCGCGGCGGCCGCCGGCCCGGCGCCGGGCGCGCCGACCTCCATCTTCGCCGCCGAGAAGGCGGAGCGGGCCGCCCTCCACGCGAAGCGCGAGGCAGAGGCCCGCGGCCACCCCAACATCCAGGACGCGGTCCGGATCCTCGACGGCGAGATCCACCGCGTCGACGACCTCTAG
- a CDS encoding dihydrolipoamide acetyltransferase, whose amino-acid sequence MNPHRTCRLALLLALALPASAAEPSGEAAPALGDEQSEAQVRALQERVTDLKDRIFRTKARLQHLQELVLGGDVSAGAKAVLVHRNEMGSSYVLESAAFALDGAPVFTQVDANGSLDRREEFEVFSGRVDPGKHQLSVRLVYRGHGSGLFDYLEGYRFKVESSYTFEAQAGSVSRVKLTGYEKQGAEPKDRPALRFDLATAREEAPRAGGAGGDAR is encoded by the coding sequence GTGAACCCGCACCGTACCTGCCGCCTGGCCCTGCTCCTCGCGCTCGCCCTGCCGGCCTCGGCCGCGGAGCCGTCCGGCGAGGCGGCGCCGGCCCTCGGCGACGAGCAGTCCGAGGCCCAGGTCCGCGCGCTGCAGGAGCGGGTCACCGATCTCAAGGACCGGATCTTCCGGACGAAGGCGCGGCTGCAGCACCTGCAGGAGCTGGTGCTCGGCGGCGACGTCTCCGCCGGCGCCAAGGCGGTGCTCGTGCACCGCAACGAGATGGGCTCCTCCTACGTGCTCGAGTCGGCCGCCTTCGCGCTCGACGGCGCCCCGGTGTTCACCCAGGTGGACGCCAACGGCAGCCTCGACCGGCGCGAGGAGTTCGAGGTCTTCAGCGGCCGGGTGGACCCCGGCAAGCACCAGCTCTCGGTGCGGCTCGTGTACCGCGGCCACGGCTCGGGGCTCTTCGACTACCTCGAGGGCTACCGGTTCAAGGTGGAGTCGTCCTACACGTTCGAGGCGCAGGCCGGGAGCGTCAGCCGGGTGAAGCTGACCGGCTACGAGAAGCAGGGCGCGGAGCCGAAGGACCGGCCGGCGCTCCGCTTCGACCTCGCCACCGCGCGCGAGGAGGCTCCGCGCGCCGGGGGCGCAGGGGGCGACGCCCGGTGA